A portion of the Streptomyces platensis genome contains these proteins:
- a CDS encoding substrate-binding domain-containing protein: protein MNVWTRRVVIGTAAVSMALSVAACGKAGDGAKSGGGDNKTIGLLLPENKTTRYETFDRPLMESKIHALCSDCKVQYNNASQDTENQKKQFDALITQGVKVIILDPVDYKATKSWVNQAAKKGVKVVAYDRLAEGNISAYVSYDNEKIGRLQGQALVKALGDKAKDSNVVMINGSPTDPNMPFFKKGAHSVLDKQVKKVAYEQDIPDWSPDEANKKMSAALDSLGKDGFQGVYSGNDGMAGGIITALKQKGVDVPVGGQDAELAGLQRILKGDQAFTIYKQIKPQADSTAEIAVKLLKGEKIDSLTDTKVDSLSGEVKDIPAKLYDAQIVTKDNIASTILKDKVYKASQICTGDAKKACETAGIK from the coding sequence ATGAATGTTTGGACGCGTCGCGTCGTCATAGGCACTGCCGCCGTCTCGATGGCGCTCTCCGTGGCCGCCTGCGGCAAGGCCGGTGACGGCGCCAAGTCGGGCGGCGGCGACAACAAGACCATCGGTCTGCTGCTTCCGGAGAACAAGACCACCCGCTACGAGACCTTCGACCGCCCGCTCATGGAGTCGAAGATCCACGCGCTGTGCAGCGACTGCAAGGTGCAGTACAACAACGCCTCGCAGGACACCGAGAACCAGAAGAAGCAGTTCGACGCGCTGATCACCCAGGGCGTGAAGGTGATCATCCTGGACCCCGTCGACTACAAGGCGACCAAGTCCTGGGTGAACCAGGCCGCCAAGAAGGGCGTGAAGGTCGTCGCCTACGACCGGCTGGCCGAGGGCAACATCTCCGCCTACGTGTCCTACGACAACGAGAAGATCGGCCGCCTCCAGGGCCAGGCGCTGGTCAAGGCGCTCGGCGACAAGGCCAAGGACAGCAATGTCGTCATGATCAACGGTTCGCCGACCGACCCGAACATGCCGTTCTTCAAGAAGGGCGCCCACAGCGTCCTCGACAAGCAGGTCAAGAAGGTCGCGTACGAGCAGGACATCCCCGACTGGTCGCCTGACGAGGCCAACAAGAAGATGAGCGCCGCCCTTGACTCGCTCGGCAAGGACGGCTTCCAGGGCGTCTACTCCGGCAACGACGGCATGGCCGGCGGCATCATCACCGCGCTCAAGCAGAAGGGCGTGGACGTCCCGGTCGGCGGCCAGGACGCCGAGCTCGCGGGTCTCCAGCGGATCCTCAAGGGTGACCAGGCCTTCACCATTTACAAGCAGATCAAGCCGCAGGCCGACTCCACGGCCGAGATCGCCGTCAAGCTGCTCAAGGGCGAGAAGATCGACTCCCTGACGGACACCAAGGTCGACAGCCTCAGCGGCGAGGTCAAGGACATCCCGGCCAAGCTGTACGACGCGCAGATCGTGACCAAGGACAACATCGCGTCCACGATCCTCAAGGACAAGGTCTACAAGGCGAGCCAGATCTGCACCGGCGACGCCAAGAAGGCCTGCGAGACGGCCGGCATCAAGTAA
- the dxs gene encoding 1-deoxy-D-xylulose-5-phosphate synthase: protein MLSRIKGPRDLDRLSSEQLEQLAGEIRTFLVDEVSKTGGHLGPNLGVVELTIALHRVFDSPKDKVLFDTGHQSYVHKLLTGRQDFSKLKAKGGLSGYPSRAESEHDVIENSHASTVLGWAEGIAKANEVRGCDNRVAAVIGDGALTGGMAWEALNNIAAAKDRPLVIVVNDNERSYAPTIGGLANHLATLRTTDGYERFLARGKDLLERTPVVGKPLYETLHGAKKGLKDFIAPQGMFEDLGLKYVGPIDGHDIEALESALTRAKRFGGPVIVHCLTEKGRGYQPALQDEADRFHAVGKIHPDTGLPISSGGKDWTSVFGDEMVELGKERKDIVAITAAMLQPVGLDKFAKAFPDRVYDVGIAEQHAAVSAAGMATGGLHPVFAVYATFLNRAFDQVLMDVALHKCGVTFVLDRAGVTGTDGASHNGMWDMSILQVVPGLRIAAPRDADQVRAQLREAVEVDDAPTVVRYSKGAVGPAVEAVGRIGGMDVLREPAEGVTRPDVLLVSVGALAPMCLEIADLLDKQGISTTVVDPRWVKPVDAALPGLAAKHRVVVTVEDNVRSGGVGSAVSQALRDAGVDVPLRDFGIPEQFLDHASRKEVMAEIGLTAPDIARQVTGLVSKIDGLPQPALRPTGEASADDTADAAEGARAKGAAEPAEATRD, encoded by the coding sequence CTGCTTTCCCGTATCAAGGGACCGCGCGATCTGGACCGACTGAGCTCGGAGCAGCTCGAGCAGCTGGCGGGGGAGATCCGTACCTTCCTCGTCGATGAGGTGTCCAAGACTGGCGGACACCTCGGCCCCAACCTCGGCGTGGTCGAGCTGACCATCGCCCTGCACCGTGTCTTCGACTCCCCGAAGGACAAGGTCCTCTTCGACACCGGGCACCAGTCCTACGTCCACAAGCTGCTCACCGGCCGTCAGGACTTCTCCAAGCTCAAGGCGAAGGGCGGCCTGTCGGGCTACCCCTCCCGTGCCGAGTCCGAGCACGACGTCATCGAGAACAGCCACGCCTCCACGGTGCTGGGCTGGGCCGAGGGCATCGCGAAGGCCAACGAGGTACGCGGCTGCGACAACCGGGTCGCCGCGGTCATCGGTGACGGTGCGCTGACCGGCGGCATGGCCTGGGAGGCGCTGAACAACATCGCCGCCGCCAAGGACCGCCCGCTCGTCATCGTCGTCAACGACAACGAGCGCTCCTACGCCCCGACCATCGGCGGCCTCGCCAACCATCTGGCGACGCTGCGCACCACGGACGGCTACGAGCGCTTCCTGGCCCGCGGCAAGGACCTGCTGGAGCGCACGCCCGTCGTCGGCAAGCCGCTCTACGAGACCCTGCACGGCGCCAAGAAGGGCCTGAAGGACTTCATCGCCCCGCAGGGCATGTTCGAGGACCTGGGCCTGAAGTACGTCGGCCCGATCGACGGCCACGACATCGAGGCGCTGGAATCCGCCCTGACGCGCGCCAAGCGCTTCGGCGGCCCGGTCATCGTCCACTGCCTCACCGAGAAGGGCCGCGGCTACCAGCCCGCCCTCCAGGACGAGGCGGACCGCTTCCACGCCGTCGGCAAGATCCACCCCGACACCGGCCTGCCCATCTCCTCGGGCGGCAAGGACTGGACGTCCGTCTTCGGCGACGAGATGGTCGAACTCGGCAAGGAGCGCAAGGACATCGTCGCCATCACGGCGGCCATGCTCCAGCCCGTCGGCCTGGACAAGTTCGCCAAGGCCTTCCCCGACCGCGTCTACGACGTCGGCATCGCCGAGCAGCACGCGGCGGTCTCCGCCGCGGGCATGGCCACCGGCGGTCTGCACCCGGTCTTCGCCGTCTACGCCACCTTCCTCAACCGCGCCTTCGACCAGGTGCTGATGGATGTCGCGCTGCACAAGTGCGGCGTCACCTTCGTGCTGGACCGGGCCGGTGTCACCGGTACCGACGGCGCCTCGCACAACGGCATGTGGGACATGTCGATCCTTCAGGTCGTACCCGGCCTGCGGATCGCCGCACCGCGCGACGCCGACCAGGTCCGCGCCCAGCTGCGGGAGGCCGTCGAGGTCGATGACGCGCCCACCGTGGTGCGCTACTCCAAGGGCGCCGTAGGCCCCGCCGTGGAGGCCGTCGGACGGATCGGCGGCATGGACGTGCTGCGGGAGCCCGCCGAGGGCGTCACCCGGCCCGATGTCCTCCTGGTGTCCGTCGGCGCGCTCGCACCGATGTGCCTGGAGATCGCCGACCTGCTGGACAAGCAGGGCATCTCGACCACCGTCGTCGACCCCCGCTGGGTCAAGCCGGTCGACGCGGCGCTGCCGGGGCTGGCCGCCAAGCACCGGGTCGTGGTCACCGTCGAGGACAACGTCCGTTCCGGCGGCGTCGGTTCGGCCGTCTCCCAGGCGCTGCGCGACGCGGGTGTGGACGTGCCGCTGCGCGACTTCGGCATCCCCGAGCAGTTCCTCGACCACGCCTCCCGCAAGGAGGTCATGGCGGAGATCGGGCTCACCGCGCCGGACATCGCCCGCCAGGTCACCGGCCTGGTCTCGAAGATCGACGGACTGCCCCAGCCCGCTCTGCGGCCGACCGGGGAAGCCTCCGCCGACGACACCGCGGACGCCGCCGAGGGCGCCCGCGCCAAGGGTGCGGCCGAGCCGGCCGAGGCCACCCGCGACTGA
- a CDS encoding ATP-binding cassette domain-containing protein, whose amino-acid sequence MIHVSATPVLALRGISKRFGAVQALTDVTLEIHPGEVVALVGDNGAGKSTLVKTISGVHPVDDGAIEWQGATVRINKPHDAQELGVATVYQDLALCDNLDVVANLFLGNETRTVGVLDEIAMEKRAKELLDTLSIRIPSVRIPVAALSGGQRQVVAIARALIGDPKVVILDEPTAALGVEQTAQVLDLVERLRERGLGVILISHNMADVQAVADRVAVLRLGRNNGVFDVEGTSHEEIIAAITGASDNAVTRRKARTDQVKKEVGA is encoded by the coding sequence ATGATTCACGTGTCCGCTACGCCTGTGCTGGCGTTGCGCGGAATCTCCAAGCGGTTCGGCGCCGTCCAGGCACTCACGGACGTCACCCTGGAGATCCACCCCGGTGAGGTGGTCGCCCTCGTCGGCGACAACGGCGCCGGCAAGTCCACCCTCGTCAAGACCATCTCGGGCGTTCACCCGGTCGACGACGGCGCCATCGAATGGCAGGGCGCGACGGTCCGCATCAACAAGCCGCACGACGCCCAGGAACTCGGCGTCGCCACCGTCTACCAGGACCTCGCGCTCTGCGACAACCTCGATGTCGTCGCCAACCTCTTCCTCGGCAACGAGACCCGCACCGTCGGCGTCCTCGACGAGATCGCCATGGAGAAGCGGGCCAAGGAGCTGCTGGACACCCTGTCCATCCGGATCCCCAGCGTCCGGATCCCGGTCGCGGCGCTCTCCGGTGGTCAGCGGCAGGTCGTCGCCATCGCCCGGGCACTGATCGGCGACCCGAAGGTCGTCATCCTGGACGAGCCCACCGCCGCGCTCGGTGTCGAGCAGACCGCGCAGGTCCTCGACCTCGTCGAGCGGCTGCGGGAGCGCGGTCTGGGCGTGATCCTCATCAGCCACAACATGGCCGATGTGCAGGCCGTCGCGGACCGGGTCGCGGTGCTGCGGCTGGGCCGCAACAACGGTGTCTTCGACGTCGAGGGCACCTCCCACGAAGAGATCATCGCCGCCATCACCGGCGCCTCGGACAACGCCGTGACCCGCCGCAAGGCGCGCACGGACCAGGTGAAGAAGGAGGTCGGGGCATGA
- a CDS encoding sugar ABC transporter permease produces MSDLTKEPAATEPGAAEDAETTEAPATDAPAADTPETDAPAADTPAADAVQAAAVDPRLLVREQGFAGYLNDFKRRVRGGELGSLPVIIGLFVIAVVFQLKNSSFLSADSLANIGVYTSGLGIMAVGIVFVLLLGEIDLSVGSVAGVGAAVWAVLSVTNGVNDWVAVLIAIATGVAIGALHGFFFAKIGVPAFVVTLAGFLGWSGLQIWMMGKEGSINTPSGSVVENLTGYYFEDKGAAYGLALVAVLAYAGSLLLDSKRRRAAALPSRPLSEILLRTGVVAVLAFVVAYVLNEPAGARGLPLALVLFLAVLVIADFVVRRTTYGRQIFAVGGNAEAARRAGINVNKIRISVFAVSGMLAAFGGLFIASLSGGATKNLGSGNTLMNVIAAAVIGGTSLFGGRGKIWSALLGMLVIQSIQQGLNLLGMASEIQYMITGAVLLAAVVIDSVSRRTQKTAGRT; encoded by the coding sequence ATGAGTGACCTGACCAAGGAGCCGGCGGCGACCGAGCCCGGGGCGGCGGAGGACGCGGAGACCACGGAGGCCCCCGCCACGGACGCCCCGGCTGCGGACACCCCGGAGACGGACGCCCCGGCCGCGGACACCCCGGCCGCGGACGCCGTCCAGGCGGCCGCCGTCGACCCCCGGCTGCTCGTCCGCGAGCAGGGCTTCGCCGGCTACCTCAACGACTTCAAGCGCCGGGTGCGCGGCGGTGAGCTGGGCTCGCTGCCGGTCATCATCGGCCTGTTCGTCATCGCGGTCGTCTTCCAGCTGAAGAACAGCAGCTTCCTGTCCGCGGACAGCCTCGCCAACATCGGCGTCTACACCTCGGGCCTCGGCATCATGGCCGTCGGCATCGTCTTCGTGCTGCTGCTCGGCGAGATCGACCTGTCCGTCGGCTCGGTGGCGGGCGTCGGCGCGGCCGTGTGGGCCGTACTCAGCGTCACCAACGGCGTCAATGACTGGGTCGCGGTGCTGATCGCCATCGCGACCGGTGTGGCGATCGGCGCCCTGCACGGGTTCTTTTTCGCCAAGATCGGAGTGCCGGCCTTCGTCGTCACCCTGGCCGGTTTCCTCGGCTGGAGCGGTCTCCAGATCTGGATGATGGGCAAGGAAGGTTCCATCAACACGCCGAGCGGCAGTGTCGTGGAGAACCTCACCGGCTACTACTTCGAGGACAAGGGCGCCGCCTACGGTCTCGCCCTGGTCGCGGTGCTCGCCTACGCCGGATCGCTGCTGCTGGACAGCAAGCGCCGCCGGGCCGCCGCGCTGCCGTCCCGGCCGCTCAGCGAGATCCTGCTGCGCACCGGCGTGGTCGCGGTGCTCGCCTTCGTCGTCGCCTATGTCCTGAACGAGCCGGCCGGCGCCCGCGGTCTGCCGCTGGCCCTGGTGCTGTTCCTCGCGGTCCTGGTCATCGCCGACTTCGTGGTGCGCCGTACCACCTATGGACGGCAGATCTTCGCGGTCGGCGGCAACGCCGAGGCGGCCCGCCGCGCCGGTATCAATGTCAACAAGATCCGGATCAGCGTCTTCGCGGTGTCCGGCATGCTGGCGGCCTTCGGCGGACTGTTCATCGCCAGCCTCTCCGGTGGCGCCACCAAGAACCTGGGCTCCGGCAACACCCTGATGAACGTCATCGCGGCGGCCGTCATCGGCGGCACCAGCCTCTTCGGCGGCCGCGGCAAGATCTGGTCCGCGCTGCTGGGCATGCTGGTCATCCAGTCGATCCAGCAGGGCCTGAACCTGCTCGGCATGGCCAGTGAGATCCAGTACATGATCACCGGCGCGGTGCTGCTCGCCGCCGTGGTGATCGACTCGGTCTCCCGCCGGACGCAGAAAACGGCCGGACGTACCTGA
- a CDS encoding amino acid permease → MSTQHGTPHDSRRNRGLFRTKTVEQSIRDTEEPEHALKKSLSALDLTVFGVGVVIGTGIFVLTGKIAKEQAGPAVALSFVVAGVVCALAALCYAEFASTVPVAGSAYTFSYASLGELPAWIIGWDLILELALGCAVVAVGWSGYVRSLLDSAGLHLPAALSGTHEGRFGFDLLAFLLVLLLTAILVFGMKLSSRVTAVVVGIKVTVVLLVIVAGAFFINGANYTPFIPPSETGEASSGLGAPLSQLMFGLAPATFGTMGIFAAAAVVFFAFIGFDIVATAAEETRNPQRDVPRGILGSLAICTLLYVAVSIVVTGMQKYSKLSTDAPLADAFKDLGHPFFAGVISFGAAVGLTSVSMILLLGQSRVFFAMSRDGLLPRAFSRSHPRFGTPYRSTIALGAVVAVVAGFTSIDELAELVNIGTLFAFVVVAVGVILLRRSRPDLPRSFRTPLVPLVPVLSVAASVWLMLNLPAETWVRFAIWMVLGFVIYFLYGRSHSRLGLRNRQPAKE, encoded by the coding sequence ATGAGCACACAGCACGGCACACCACACGATTCACGCCGCAATCGCGGTCTGTTCCGGACGAAGACTGTAGAACAGTCGATCCGGGATACCGAGGAGCCGGAGCACGCGCTCAAGAAGTCCCTGTCGGCGCTCGATCTGACCGTCTTCGGTGTCGGTGTCGTCATCGGCACCGGCATTTTCGTCCTCACCGGAAAAATCGCCAAGGAACAGGCCGGGCCCGCCGTCGCGCTGTCCTTCGTCGTCGCGGGCGTGGTCTGCGCGCTGGCGGCGCTGTGTTACGCGGAGTTCGCCTCCACCGTGCCGGTCGCCGGATCGGCCTACACCTTCTCGTACGCCTCACTGGGGGAGCTGCCCGCCTGGATCATCGGCTGGGACCTGATCCTGGAACTCGCCCTGGGCTGTGCGGTGGTCGCGGTCGGCTGGTCCGGCTATGTGCGCTCCCTGCTGGACTCCGCCGGGCTGCATCTGCCCGCCGCGCTGTCCGGTACCCATGAGGGGCGGTTCGGCTTCGATCTGCTCGCCTTCCTCCTCGTGCTGCTGCTGACCGCCATTCTGGTGTTCGGGATGAAGCTGTCCTCGCGGGTGACGGCGGTGGTCGTCGGGATCAAGGTCACCGTCGTCCTGCTGGTCATCGTCGCCGGTGCCTTCTTCATCAACGGCGCCAACTACACACCGTTCATCCCGCCCAGCGAGACCGGTGAAGCCAGCAGCGGACTGGGCGCCCCGCTCTCCCAGCTGATGTTCGGCCTCGCCCCGGCCACCTTCGGGACGATGGGCATCTTCGCCGCGGCGGCCGTGGTCTTCTTCGCCTTCATCGGCTTCGACATCGTGGCCACCGCCGCCGAGGAGACCCGCAATCCGCAGCGCGATGTGCCGCGCGGCATCCTCGGCTCACTGGCCATCTGCACGCTCCTCTACGTGGCCGTGTCGATCGTCGTGACCGGGATGCAGAAGTACAGCAAGCTCTCCACCGACGCCCCGCTCGCCGATGCCTTCAAGGACCTCGGACACCCCTTCTTCGCGGGCGTGATCAGCTTCGGTGCCGCCGTCGGCCTGACCTCCGTCAGCATGATTCTGCTGCTCGGCCAGAGCCGGGTGTTCTTCGCGATGAGCCGGGACGGGCTGCTGCCGCGGGCCTTCTCGCGGTCCCACCCGCGGTTCGGCACGCCCTACCGCTCGACCATCGCGCTGGGCGCCGTCGTCGCCGTCGTCGCAGGCTTCACCTCGATCGACGAACTCGCCGAACTGGTCAATATCGGCACCCTGTTCGCCTTCGTCGTGGTCGCCGTCGGCGTCATCCTGCTCCGCCGCTCCCGGCCCGATCTGCCCCGCTCCTTCCGCACCCCGCTGGTGCCGCTGGTGCCGGTGCTCTCGGTGGCCGCCTCGGTGTGGCTGATGCTCAATCTGCCCGCCGAGACCTGGGTCCGGTTCGCCATCTGGATGGTGCTCGGCTTCGTCATCTACTTCCTGTACGGGCGCTCACACAGCCGCCTCGGCCTCCGCAACCGCCAACCCGCCAAGGAGTGA
- a CDS encoding ROK family transcriptional regulator gives METPGSQSSLHRANLERVVRAVRMAGSLTQAEIARSTGLSAATVSNIVRELKDGGTVEVTPTSAGGRRARSVSLSGDAGIVVGVDFGHSHLRVAVGNLAHQVLAEEAEPIDVDASAAEGFDRAEQLVNRLIAATGIDAGKVVGVGLGVPGPIDVESGTLGSTAILPGWTGTNPGQELSGRLGVPVHVDNDANLGALGELVWGGGRGAADLAYIKVASGVGAGLVISGQIYRGPGGTAGEIGHITLDEAGPVCRCGNRGCLETFTAARYVLPLLQPSHGPDLTMARVVQLARDGDPGCRRVIADVGRYIGSGVANLCNLLNPSRVVLGGDLAEAGELVLAPIRESVSRYAIPSAARQLGIVPGTLGGRAEVLGALALVLSEMGDSTLLDGVQPADAPALA, from the coding sequence ATGGAGACTCCAGGGTCGCAGTCCTCACTGCACCGGGCCAATCTGGAGCGGGTCGTACGCGCGGTGCGTATGGCGGGCTCACTCACGCAGGCGGAGATCGCCCGGAGCACGGGGCTGTCCGCGGCCACCGTTTCCAACATCGTTCGCGAGTTGAAGGACGGCGGGACCGTCGAGGTGACGCCGACCTCGGCGGGCGGGCGGCGGGCGCGCAGTGTCTCGCTCTCCGGCGATGCGGGCATCGTCGTAGGGGTCGATTTCGGGCATTCCCATCTGCGGGTGGCGGTCGGCAACCTCGCCCACCAGGTGCTCGCCGAGGAGGCCGAGCCGATCGATGTGGACGCCTCCGCCGCCGAGGGCTTCGACCGGGCGGAACAGCTGGTCAACCGGCTGATCGCGGCCACCGGGATCGACGCCGGCAAGGTCGTCGGCGTCGGCCTCGGCGTGCCGGGGCCGATCGACGTCGAATCCGGGACGCTCGGCTCCACGGCGATCCTGCCGGGCTGGACGGGCACGAACCCCGGACAGGAACTCTCCGGGCGCCTCGGGGTGCCCGTCCACGTCGACAACGACGCCAACCTCGGCGCCCTGGGCGAGCTGGTGTGGGGCGGCGGCCGCGGGGCCGCCGACCTGGCGTACATCAAGGTCGCCAGCGGTGTCGGCGCCGGGCTGGTGATCAGCGGGCAGATCTACCGCGGGCCGGGCGGTACGGCGGGCGAGATCGGGCACATCACGCTGGACGAGGCCGGTCCGGTGTGCCGCTGCGGCAACCGCGGCTGCCTGGAGACCTTCACCGCGGCCCGGTACGTCCTCCCGCTGCTTCAGCCGAGCCACGGGCCCGATCTGACCATGGCGCGGGTGGTCCAGCTGGCCCGCGACGGCGACCCGGGCTGCCGCCGGGTCATCGCGGACGTAGGGCGCTATATCGGCAGTGGTGTGGCGAATCTGTGCAATCTGCTCAATCCCAGCCGAGTGGTGCTCGGCGGGGATCTTGCCGAGGCCGGTGAGCTGGTGCTCGCGCCGATCCGTGAGTCGGTGTCGCGGTACGCGATCCCCAGCGCGGCACGGCAGTTGGGGATCGTCCCCGGCACGCTCGGCGGCCGCGCGGAGGTGCTCGGCGCGCTGGCGCTGGTGCTGAGCGAGATGGGCGATTCGACCCTGCTCGACGGGGTGCAGCCGGCGGACGCACCTGCCCTGGCGTGA
- a CDS encoding carbohydrate ABC transporter permease — MSAQTDPADLPGVTKEHTPAPDAARLPGPRGGQAHKDGHGGGSSEGKVLNVFSHGVLVIWGLLVTMPLLWAVVSSFKDDSEIFGSPWGLPSVLHFENWSRAWDKANMGQYFLNSLIVVGGSLIGTMLLGSMAAYVLARFDFPGNRFLYFLFVGGMGFPVILALVPLFFVMKNMALLDTYHGLILVYIAYSLPFTVFFLSGFFRTLPTSVAEAALIDGASHTRTFFQVMLPMAKPGLISVGIFNFLGQWNQYLLPTVLNVGEPDKKMLTQGLVALAVSQGYKGDWSGLFAGLTIAMLPVLAAYIIFQRQVVAGLTAGALK, encoded by the coding sequence ATGAGTGCGCAGACCGACCCCGCGGACCTCCCGGGGGTGACGAAGGAGCACACACCGGCTCCGGACGCGGCGCGGCTGCCCGGCCCGCGCGGCGGCCAGGCGCACAAGGACGGCCACGGTGGCGGAAGCAGTGAGGGCAAGGTCCTCAATGTCTTCTCGCACGGAGTCCTGGTGATCTGGGGCCTGTTGGTCACCATGCCGCTGCTGTGGGCGGTGGTGAGCTCCTTCAAGGACGACAGCGAGATCTTCGGCTCACCCTGGGGGCTGCCGTCGGTCCTGCACTTCGAGAACTGGTCGCGCGCCTGGGACAAGGCGAACATGGGCCAGTACTTCCTCAACTCGCTGATCGTCGTGGGCGGTTCGCTGATCGGCACGATGCTGCTGGGTTCGATGGCGGCGTATGTCCTGGCCCGCTTCGACTTCCCCGGCAACCGCTTTCTGTACTTCCTGTTCGTGGGAGGGATGGGCTTCCCGGTCATCCTGGCGCTGGTCCCGCTGTTCTTCGTCATGAAGAACATGGCGCTGCTGGACACGTACCACGGGCTGATCCTGGTCTATATCGCCTACTCGCTGCCGTTCACGGTCTTCTTCCTCAGCGGGTTCTTCAGAACGCTGCCCACGTCGGTGGCCGAGGCGGCGCTCATCGACGGCGCCTCGCACACCCGCACCTTCTTCCAGGTGATGCTGCCGATGGCCAAGCCCGGCCTGATCAGCGTCGGCATCTTCAACTTCCTCGGCCAGTGGAATCAGTATCTGCTGCCGACGGTGCTCAACGTCGGTGAGCCGGACAAGAAGATGCTGACGCAGGGTCTGGTGGCCCTGGCGGTGAGTCAGGGCTACAAGGGGGACTGGTCCGGTCTGTTCGCCGGGCTGACGATCGCGATGCTGCCGGTGCTCGCCGCGTACATCATCTTCCAGCGGCAGGTGGTGGCCGGTCTGACGGCCGGCGCACTGAAGTAG